One window of Acidobacteriota bacterium genomic DNA carries:
- a CDS encoding oligosaccharide flippase family protein, with protein sequence MEETAKTPSLKSQSAWLLFAKVVGFVFSFLLPFLVVRFIAQDGVGVYRQIFQVVMNAAGILPLGVGMSAYYYLSRAPEQRASAVFNILIFNALVGGIAFVALLLFPGSIGGLFHSDEITRLAPVVGLVIWFWITGAFLETVAVANQEPRLATTFIILAQVTKSALMIGAVMIFSTVESIVYAALGQGIIQTLVLLVYLNSRFPRFWTSFNFAFLREQLVYALPYGFAGLLWTLQTDIHNYFVGYRFSAADYAVYAYGCFQLPLVMMLSESVSSVLIPRMSALQATGEKREMIRLTTRAMQKLAFFFMPIYVFLMITAHTFIVTLFTRNYERAVPIFMINLTIMLIYIWISDPIVRAFKELGRFLLILRVFVLLALVAALYFGIRHFELTGMIGIVVVAAVLEKIASTVMIARKLDVRASDAMLLAGVGKTAVCALVAGAATWAFYYLCAVPVAAFGAELAQDFFGFSKISLIDLVSGSIVLGLCFGIFAPIYLAAASYSGVIEDEEKESIASFVVRLRQGAAKFFGRGAENQI encoded by the coding sequence GTGGAAGAAACCGCCAAAACTCCGTCGCTGAAATCACAAAGCGCCTGGCTCTTGTTTGCCAAGGTCGTCGGCTTTGTTTTCAGCTTTTTGCTGCCGTTCCTGGTCGTGCGATTTATCGCCCAGGACGGCGTCGGAGTCTATCGTCAGATCTTTCAAGTCGTTATGAACGCCGCCGGGATCCTGCCGCTCGGTGTCGGGATGAGCGCTTACTATTATCTTTCGCGAGCGCCGGAACAGCGCGCGTCCGCGGTTTTCAATATCTTGATCTTCAACGCGCTCGTCGGCGGAATCGCGTTCGTCGCGCTGCTTCTGTTTCCCGGTTCGATCGGCGGATTGTTTCACAGCGACGAGATCACGCGTCTCGCGCCGGTCGTCGGGCTGGTTATCTGGTTCTGGATCACCGGAGCGTTTCTCGAAACGGTCGCGGTCGCGAATCAGGAACCGAGGCTCGCGACAACGTTCATAATCCTCGCGCAGGTCACGAAATCGGCGTTGATGATCGGCGCCGTGATGATCTTTTCGACCGTCGAATCGATCGTTTACGCCGCGCTCGGACAGGGAATCATCCAAACGCTCGTCCTGCTCGTCTATCTCAACTCGCGATTTCCGCGATTTTGGACGAGCTTCAACTTCGCGTTTCTCCGCGAACAGCTCGTGTACGCGTTGCCTTACGGGTTCGCGGGACTCCTTTGGACGCTCCAGACCGACATTCACAACTATTTCGTCGGTTATCGTTTCAGCGCCGCCGATTATGCCGTTTACGCTTACGGATGTTTTCAGCTTCCGCTCGTGATGATGCTTTCGGAATCGGTCTCATCGGTTCTGATTCCGCGAATGAGCGCGCTCCAGGCGACCGGCGAGAAACGCGAGATGATCCGTCTGACGACGCGCGCGATGCAGAAACTGGCGTTCTTTTTTATGCCGATCTATGTCTTTCTGATGATCACGGCGCACACATTCATCGTCACGCTGTTCACCAGAAACTACGAACGCGCCGTTCCGATCTTTATGATCAATCTGACGATCATGCTGATCTATATCTGGATCTCGGATCCGATCGTGCGCGCTTTCAAGGAACTCGGGCGGTTTCTGCTGATCCTGCGCGTCTTCGTTCTGTTGGCGCTCGTCGCGGCACTCTATTTCGGCATCCGGCATTTCGAATTGACGGGAATGATCGGAATCGTCGTCGTCGCGGCGGTGCTCGAGAAGATCGCGTCGACGGTTATGATCGCCCGCAAGCTCGACGTTCGCGCGTCGGATGCGATGCTGCTCGCCGGCGTCGGCAAAACCGCCGTCTGCGCCCTTGTCGCGGGCGCCGCGACGTGGGCTTTCTATTATCTGTGCGCCGTGCCCGTCGCCGCTTTCGGCGCGGAACTCGCACAGGACTTTTTCGGATTTTCCAAGATCAGCCTCATCGATCTTGTGTCGGGATCGATCGTTCTCGGGCTCTGTTTCGGTATCTTCGCTCCGATCTACCTCGCTGCCGCCAGCTATTCGGGCGTCATTGAAGACGAAGAGAAAGAATCGATCGCATCGTTTGTTGTAAGATTACGGCAGGGCGCAGCCAAGTTTTTCGGGCGCGGCGCGGAGAACCAGATCTGA
- a CDS encoding glycosyltransferase, which produces MTTNVYCEEKYVDCPAIRERLTELRVGTLVPDSPKVSIVIPAYNISGFVRETLDSVFAQRFTNFEAIIVNDGSPDTVELEKELEPLFDRIVYAVQDNRGASQARNSAICLARGEWLAFLDGDDIWLPEHLESQIELATREGFDMVYCDALLFGEALFDGDNFMRTSPSNGEVTTSSLISADCNVITSGTLLRKEWVERVNLFDTSLPRMQDFDLWYRIARAGARIGYSKRILIKYRVRSEGLSGSNVERSRRNIRALEVIAEKYDLNESEQRAWDEKMLEYRAEFELEKGKYFLTAGEFAEARRHIARANDYYRKPKLTVIMMLLKISPRLALQLFKRLRSDEHSFISLHR; this is translated from the coding sequence ATGACGACAAACGTTTACTGCGAAGAAAAATACGTCGATTGCCCTGCCATCCGCGAGCGCCTGACCGAACTTCGCGTCGGGACGCTCGTTCCCGATTCCCCGAAGGTCAGCATCGTCATTCCGGCGTACAATATTTCGGGGTTCGTACGCGAAACTCTCGATTCGGTGTTTGCCCAGAGATTCACAAACTTTGAAGCGATCATCGTCAATGACGGATCGCCCGATACCGTCGAACTGGAGAAAGAACTCGAACCGCTTTTCGATCGCATCGTCTATGCCGTTCAGGACAATCGCGGCGCCTCGCAGGCGCGGAATTCGGCGATCTGCCTCGCGCGCGGCGAGTGGCTCGCGTTTCTCGACGGCGACGACATCTGGCTTCCCGAACATCTCGAATCCCAGATCGAACTTGCGACACGCGAAGGCTTCGATATGGTCTATTGCGACGCGCTGCTCTTCGGCGAAGCGCTCTTCGACGGCGATAATTTTATGCGAACATCGCCCTCGAACGGCGAAGTGACGACGTCGAGCCTGATCAGCGCCGACTGCAACGTCATCACTTCCGGAACGTTGCTTCGCAAGGAATGGGTCGAACGCGTCAATCTTTTTGACACGAGCTTGCCGCGGATGCAGGATTTCGATCTCTGGTACCGGATCGCCCGCGCGGGCGCGCGAATCGGATATTCGAAACGTATTTTGATCAAATATCGGGTGCGTTCCGAAGGGCTTTCGGGCTCGAACGTCGAGCGCTCGCGGCGCAACATCCGGGCGCTCGAAGTTATCGCCGAAAAATACGACCTGAACGAATCCGAGCAACGCGCCTGGGACGAGAAAATGCTCGAATATCGCGCCGAATTCGAACTCGAAAAAGGAAAGTACTTCTTGACCGCCGGCGAATTTGCCGAGGCCCGCCGCCACATCGCCCGGGCCAACGATTATTACCGCAAACCGAAACTGACCGTCATTATGATGCTGCTAAAGATCTCGCCGCGCCTCGCGCTGCAGCTTTTCAAGCGCCTCCGAAGCGACGAGCACTCTTTCATTTCGCTTCACAGATAG
- the asnB gene encoding asparagine synthase (glutamine-hydrolyzing) has product MCGIAGFISKDAAETAGRERLLDAMCRVITHRGPDEQGTIVKDRAALGMRRLSIIDLKSGQQPIFDCSGNLAIVFNGEIYNYRDLKKDLEARGHKFKTHSDTETIVHAYEEFGADCVKFLRGMFAFAIYDFRDESLFIARDRVGKKPLFYSLMRNGDLVFGSELKSLLEFGIDREIDYAALDSYLTFGYVPEEFCIFKGVRKLLPGHFLKFQNGSVTTNQYWDFDYSGTDDAKTEAEYVELVRDKLREAVRIRLVSEVPLGAFLSGGVDSSSIVALMSEFSETPVKTFSIGFNEDTFSELKFARVAAKRFNTEHHEFIVTPDLVEVVDQLVWHFDEPFADSSALPTFMVSKMAREFVTVVLTGDGGDELFAGYTRYAIDKRRSGLEKLPASVRRSLLRPLSEALPAGAKGRNFLYNTSLDAVDRYIDSVSHFGKLKKPSLYSSSMRTNLDGRDGGAEAIFRDHASKPSSGDPTDRLLYLDGKTYLPSDILTKVDRMSMAASLEARAPLLDHELIELVQKIPAGLKLKGLETKYIFKKAMEGIVPDEILYREKQGFGVPINEWINAELKNRIREDLRARKTVERGYFEAKYIETLLDEHERGRRDHSHSLWILWMLELWHRRYVDKGT; this is encoded by the coding sequence ATGTGCGGAATCGCCGGATTCATTTCAAAAGACGCGGCCGAGACGGCCGGACGCGAGCGTCTGCTCGACGCGATGTGCCGCGTCATCACGCACCGCGGGCCGGACGAGCAGGGTACGATCGTCAAGGACCGCGCGGCGCTCGGGATGAGGCGTCTGTCGATCATCGATCTCAAATCGGGACAGCAGCCGATCTTTGATTGTTCCGGGAATCTGGCGATCGTTTTCAATGGCGAGATCTACAATTATCGGGATCTTAAAAAGGATCTCGAAGCGCGCGGACACAAGTTCAAAACGCATTCGGACACGGAAACGATCGTTCACGCCTACGAGGAATTCGGCGCAGATTGCGTCAAGTTCCTGCGCGGTATGTTCGCCTTCGCGATCTACGATTTTCGCGACGAAAGCCTCTTCATCGCCCGCGACCGCGTCGGCAAAAAGCCGCTTTTCTACAGTTTAATGCGGAACGGCGATCTCGTTTTCGGATCCGAACTCAAGAGCCTGCTCGAATTCGGGATCGACCGCGAGATCGACTATGCGGCGCTCGATTCATATTTGACCTTCGGCTACGTCCCCGAGGAATTCTGCATCTTCAAGGGCGTCAGGAAACTTCTTCCGGGCCATTTCCTGAAGTTTCAAAACGGCTCCGTGACCACGAATCAGTACTGGGATTTCGATTATTCGGGCACGGACGACGCGAAAACCGAAGCCGAATATGTCGAACTGGTTCGCGACAAACTGCGCGAAGCGGTCCGGATCAGGCTTGTTTCCGAAGTTCCGCTCGGGGCGTTCCTGTCGGGCGGCGTCGATTCATCGTCGATCGTCGCGCTGATGTCCGAATTTTCCGAAACGCCGGTCAAGACGTTTTCGATCGGCTTCAACGAGGACACATTCAGCGAGCTCAAGTTCGCGCGCGTCGCGGCGAAGCGATTCAACACCGAGCATCACGAATTCATCGTTACGCCGGACCTAGTCGAGGTCGTCGACCAACTCGTCTGGCATTTTGACGAGCCGTTCGCGGACAGTTCGGCCCTGCCGACATTCATGGTTTCCAAAATGGCACGCGAATTCGTGACCGTCGTGCTCACGGGCGACGGCGGCGACGAACTGTTCGCGGGCTACACGCGCTACGCGATCGACAAACGGCGGAGCGGACTCGAAAAACTCCCCGCGTCGGTCCGCCGCAGCCTTCTGCGGCCGCTGAGCGAAGCTTTGCCCGCCGGCGCGAAGGGCCGGAATTTTCTCTACAATACGAGTCTCGACGCCGTCGACCGATACATTGACAGCGTCTCGCATTTCGGGAAGCTCAAAAAGCCGTCGCTCTATTCTTCGTCGATGCGGACGAATCTCGACGGACGCGATGGCGGAGCCGAAGCGATCTTTCGCGACCATGCGTCGAAGCCTTCGTCGGGCGATCCGACCGACCGTTTGCTCTATCTCGACGGCAAAACGTATCTGCCGTCCGATATTTTGACGAAGGTCGACCGGATGAGTATGGCCGCGTCGCTCGAAGCCCGGGCGCCGCTCCTTGACCACGAACTGATCGAACTCGTCCAGAAGATCCCGGCCGGACTCAAACTGAAAGGGCTCGAGACGAAATACATCTTCAAAAAGGCGATGGAAGGAATCGTGCCGGACGAGATACTCTATCGCGAGAAACAGGGATTCGGAGTGCCGATCAACGAATGGATCAACGCCGAACTGAAGAACCGGATCCGCGAGGATCTACGCGCCCGAAAAACGGTCGAGCGCGGATACTTCGAAGCCAAATACATCGAAACGCTGCTCGATGAACACGAACGCGGCCGCCGCGACCATTCACACTCGCTTTGGATCTTGTGGATGCTCGAACTTTGGCATCGTCGATACGTCGACAAAGGAACATAG
- a CDS encoding class I SAM-dependent methyltransferase, which yields MNYEEHATAALKNFVAKDSATRYRLVDAVGELNVQRVLDLGCGPGQELIPFLERTGAFCVGIDIAPELGKVTAGTFAGEKRAGFVRSTGASLPFADESFDVVLCRVALPYMNNRDTIAETARVLKPNGVFLLKTHAPRFYLAMIRERLSSLDPKMLAYPLICLTASLWHSATGRQLETGFWRGKEIFQTEAFLEREFARNNMRIDGRLDDDNPLSPSYRVVKSAANAFALLNMLGVSLAI from the coding sequence GTGAACTACGAAGAACACGCGACAGCAGCGCTGAAGAATTTCGTCGCCAAAGACTCGGCGACGCGATACCGGCTTGTCGACGCGGTCGGCGAACTGAACGTCCAACGCGTGCTCGACCTCGGTTGCGGGCCGGGACAGGAGCTGATCCCGTTTCTCGAGCGGACCGGCGCGTTTTGCGTCGGAATTGACATCGCGCCGGAACTCGGGAAGGTGACCGCCGGAACGTTCGCGGGTGAAAAGCGCGCCGGATTCGTGCGTTCGACCGGCGCGAGCCTGCCGTTTGCAGACGAGAGTTTCGACGTCGTGCTTTGCCGCGTGGCGCTCCCGTATATGAACAACCGCGATACGATCGCCGAAACTGCGCGGGTTTTGAAGCCGAACGGCGTCTTTTTGCTGAAGACCCACGCGCCGCGATTCTATCTCGCGATGATTCGCGAACGTTTGTCGTCGCTTGATCCGAAGATGCTCGCATATCCGCTGATCTGTTTGACCGCGAGTCTCTGGCATTCGGCGACCGGGCGGCAACTTGAAACCGGATTCTGGCGCGGCAAGGAGATCTTTCAAACAGAAGCGTTTCTTGAAAGAGAGTTTGCGCGCAACAATATGCGGATCGACGGCCGTCTCGACGACGACAATCCGCTTTCGCCTTCGTACCGCGTCGTCAAATCCGCCGCGAATGCGTTTGCCTTGCTGAACATGCTTGGCGTGTCACTTGCGATCTGA
- a CDS encoding alginate lyase family protein, with the protein MVNPIDTLKKLKGRSWTELRARSEQALSVYSEQIGIGAKLPSDREFAQLLNRAHFGKGKITPEILFERFFEMSADRFFPSFLDTARTTQLFRDNFRGKPVAHIIERAEKIIEGKFDLLGYLNLDFGTAIDWHYEPVSGKHLPLKHWKQFDELDSEESGDKKIIWEINRHQHFFTLGVAYQLTGEERYAATFARHLESWMAQNPPGYGVNWMSSLEVAFRSISWIWSFHFFRGSHSLTPELFQEALKFLYQHGRHLEKYLSTYYSPNTHLTGEALGLFYLGTQLGIFERAEKWRALGEEILVSQLDRQVQEDGVYFEQSTWYQRYTADFYTHFLILQALSGTQCEDELQQNIETKVQSMFSYLMHITRPDGTTPIIGDDDGGRCLPLSSSASNDFRGSLATAAVLFDRGDYKFTARDLTEETLWLLGEDGVDAFVNLHASRPRQTSRAFANGGYFLMRDGWEPTDNYLLVDGGEVGALSGGHGHSDALAIEAAIGGKTLLVDSGTYTYHESAELRNYFRTTAAHNTLMIDDRSQSEPGGKFSWKSRANTTVHSWIAEERFDFFEGSHDGYERLDEPATHRRSILNLKNDYWIMRDYVETSGTHDYALNFHFNKETNPSIEDTESGVLCVGETPAKGDGWRLFTFGDNGGWQRKESWISDNYGKRVNAPFLRYVSKGTGAQEFFTFCLPADAGFAKPEIFETTVAGGRAFVINYRGYWDVFVFADEYDQIVRTELFSTNFRFCWARLGQGEQIPEEFVMVGGTNFALGSREVINYPTELKFAVARRLGTRLNVRTSESIFSVSLPQKKPSTFILKSPDFS; encoded by the coding sequence ATGGTCAATCCGATAGATACGCTCAAAAAATTGAAGGGTCGCAGCTGGACCGAACTCCGTGCACGGAGCGAGCAGGCCCTCTCCGTCTATTCCGAACAGATCGGAATCGGCGCGAAACTGCCTTCGGACCGTGAGTTCGCCCAGCTTCTTAATCGCGCGCATTTCGGCAAGGGCAAGATCACACCGGAGATTCTCTTTGAGCGTTTCTTCGAAATGTCGGCCGATCGTTTCTTCCCGTCATTTCTTGATACCGCGCGGACGACGCAATTGTTCCGCGACAATTTCCGCGGAAAGCCGGTCGCGCATATCATCGAGCGCGCGGAGAAGATAATCGAAGGCAAGTTCGATCTTCTCGGCTATCTCAATCTCGATTTCGGGACCGCTATCGACTGGCATTACGAACCCGTCTCCGGCAAACATCTTCCGCTCAAACACTGGAAGCAGTTTGACGAACTCGATTCGGAAGAATCGGGCGACAAGAAGATCATTTGGGAGATCAATCGCCACCAGCATTTCTTCACGCTCGGCGTTGCCTATCAACTGACCGGCGAGGAACGCTACGCGGCGACGTTCGCGCGGCATCTTGAAAGCTGGATGGCGCAGAATCCGCCCGGATACGGCGTCAATTGGATGAGCAGCCTCGAGGTCGCGTTCCGTTCGATCTCGTGGATCTGGTCCTTTCACTTCTTTCGCGGATCGCACAGTCTGACGCCCGAATTGTTTCAAGAAGCTCTGAAGTTTCTCTATCAGCACGGCCGCCATCTCGAAAAGTATCTGTCGACCTACTACAGCCCGAACACTCACTTGACGGGCGAGGCGCTCGGGTTGTTTTATCTCGGGACACAGCTCGGCATTTTCGAACGTGCCGAGAAATGGCGCGCGCTCGGTGAGGAGATCCTTGTCTCGCAACTCGACCGGCAAGTTCAGGAGGATGGCGTCTATTTCGAACAATCGACCTGGTATCAACGCTATACCGCGGATTTCTACACGCATTTTCTGATCCTTCAGGCGCTCAGCGGAACGCAATGCGAGGACGAATTGCAGCAGAACATCGAAACAAAGGTGCAGTCGATGTTCAGCTATCTGATGCATATAACGCGACCCGACGGCACGACGCCGATCATCGGCGACGACGACGGCGGACGTTGCTTGCCGCTCAGTTCTTCGGCCAGCAACGATTTTCGTGGATCGCTTGCGACCGCGGCGGTTCTCTTCGATCGAGGCGACTACAAGTTCACGGCCCGCGACCTGACCGAAGAGACTCTCTGGCTCCTCGGCGAGGATGGAGTCGACGCTTTTGTGAATCTTCACGCCTCGCGACCGAGACAGACCTCGCGCGCGTTCGCGAACGGCGGCTATTTTCTGATGCGTGACGGTTGGGAACCGACCGACAACTATCTGCTTGTCGACGGCGGCGAGGTCGGCGCGCTTTCCGGCGGTCACGGACATTCGGATGCGCTCGCGATCGAAGCCGCGATCGGCGGTAAAACGCTGCTCGTCGACTCCGGAACCTACACGTATCACGAGTCGGCCGAACTCCGGAACTATTTCCGGACGACGGCGGCGCACAACACGCTGATGATCGACGATCGTTCGCAGAGTGAGCCCGGAGGCAAGTTCTCGTGGAAATCACGCGCGAATACGACGGTTCACTCGTGGATCGCCGAGGAACGGTTCGACTTTTTCGAAGGTTCGCACGACGGTTACGAACGGCTCGACGAACCGGCGACGCATCGCCGGAGCATTCTCAATCTCAAGAACGACTACTGGATCATGCGCGATTACGTCGAGACGTCCGGAACGCACGATTACGCGCTGAATTTCCACTTCAACAAAGAGACCAATCCGTCGATCGAGGATACGGAAAGCGGTGTTTTATGCGTCGGCGAGACCCCGGCCAAAGGAGACGGCTGGCGCCTGTTCACATTCGGCGACAACGGCGGCTGGCAGCGGAAAGAAAGCTGGATCTCGGACAATTACGGCAAACGCGTCAACGCGCCGTTTCTGCGTTATGTCTCTAAGGGCACTGGCGCGCAGGAGTTCTTCACGTTCTGCCTCCCGGCCGACGCCGGATTCGCAAAGCCCGAGATCTTCGAGACGACCGTCGCCGGCGGCCGCGCGTTCGTCATCAATTATCGCGGTTATTGGGACGTCTTCGTCTTTGCGGACGAGTACGACCAGATCGTGCGAACCGAACTTTTCAGCACGAATTTCAGATTCTGCTGGGCTCGACTCGGTCAGGGCGAGCAGATTCCCGAAGAATTCGTGATGGTCGGCGGGACGAATTTTGCGCTCGGAAGCCGTGAGGTGATCAATTATCCGACCGAACTCAAGTTCGCCGTCGCGCGCCGTCTCGGAACACGCCTCAACGTCCGCACGAGCGAGAGCATCTTCAGCGTTTCGCTGCCGCAAAAAAAGCCCTCGACATTCATTCTCAAAAGCCCCGATTTCTCGTAG